Part of the Micromonospora rhizosphaerae genome is shown below.
CAGCCGGAAGGCCGCCTCGCGCAGCCGCTCAAGCTGCTGCACCAGGGCGCGCGCGGTGGTGATCGACACGATGATCGAGGCGATGACGGCGAGCAGGCCGAGACCGGCGGCCAGCACCAGTCGGACGATGACACCGACGGCGACCGGGGTGGCCCGATCGACGATCTCGTCGCCACCGGCGAGCACCACGTCGCCGATCTGGGTCAGGGCGGGGCCGGTGGTGTCGTTCCACTCCGCCACGGTGATCGGCGGCTTGGCGCCGCGACCCTGCATGACCTGGTTCTCCAGGTTGGTGAGGCGACGGAAGGTGGCCCCGCCCGACATCTCGTCGTAGCGGTGCTGGTCCGTCGCGGGGAGGCGGACGAGCGCCTGGGTGGCGGTGAACTGACGGGCACCGACGATCCGGGTAAACTGCGCCTGCTCCGCCGGGGTGATGCGTCCGGCGGCCAGCACGCCGGCGACCAGGGCGTCCTCCTGGGACAGCAGCTCCCGGGAGCGGTTGAGGCCGATCAGGGCGGCGGTGTCCTCGGCGACCTGCTCGTCATCGAGGTTGCCCAGTGCGTCGTAGACCCGGTAGATCGACTCGATCAGGCCGGTGAACGTGCCGTTGGCCTCAGCCCGGTCGATGTTCCGGTCATCTACGGCCGCTCGGGTGCGGGGCAGGGCGTCCAGCCCGCCGACCAGCTCGGCGATCCGCTGGTCGAGGGCGTCGTCGCCGAACAGGTCGACCTGCCAGCTGTCGCTGGACTCCTTGAACTCGGCGGCCAGCTCGTCGGTCCGCTGCCGCATCTTGGCCAGGGCCGCCCGCTGCCCCTCGTCGGACCGCCCGAGATAGGTCAGCGACGTCCGGCGCTCCAGCTGCAACTGCAGCAGCAGCGGCTCGGTGGGATTGAAGACCTTGGTGTCGAAGGCCTGCACGCCGAGCAGGTTCATTCCATCGCGGATGGTGACCCAGGCGGTGAAGCCCCAAAGGGCAACCAGCGAGGCGAGCAGGGCCACAACCTTGGTACGCAGATTCGCACTGCGGGAACCCATTACACCGTCCCTCGCCTGGTCCTGTAATCCGTCAGCCCGAAGCGCTCACGCGCATCGACCCCGGCGCACGCTAGCAGCGTCCGAAGAGTCACTCAAGCGATCCTGATCATGAAGTTCCGCGGCGAGCTCGTTCCGGCGCCCACGAACCCGTCCCGACCAGGTCCGATCTGGTTCGGGCGAGCTGCCGCGCGGCGATCGTAGCGGCCTTCACGATGAGCACCGGCGTGTAGAGGTCCTTATCGTGCCACAGTGGTGGGTCGTCACCGCGACCGTCCGCAGTGGTCAGCATGGACAGCCCACGCTTTGCCGCCTCCCGTACGCCCGGCCGGGCCGGCCGCCCGACGCCGAGCAGCACCTGCAGGGCGTACGCGGTCTCCTCCACCGTCCCGGTCCAGCGACCCCACGAGCCGTCGGCCCGCTGGGTGGCCACCACCCAGTCCACGGCAAGGTCCACGGCCTCACCGGCGACCCCGGCCGGCGCGTACCGGTCCAGGGCCGCGACCGCGCACGAGGTGGCATAGTACGGCGATGCGTGCCAGCGGTCGGCCCAGCGTCCGTCGGCCTCCTGCTGGTCCCGCAGCCACCCGGCGAGGGCGGCCGCCCGCGCGCCGTACCGGTCGGCGCCCGCCTCCGAGCGCCGGGCGTGCCAGCCCAGCGCCTCCAGCACGTGCGCGTTGGTGGTGACCGAACGCCCGTCCTCGCCCTGCCAGGTGCAGAAGTGGCTGCCGAGGTCGTAGTGGAGCAGGCTGGCCGGATCCACGGGATGGCCGAGCCGGGCGAGCGCGTAGAGCGTGACCGAGGTGGTGTCCGCGTCGGCCGGCAGCCCCGGGCTGGTGGGTGTGCCCTGTGGCCCGAGCACGGCGGCCAGCTCGGCGACCAGCTTCGGCGCCGGGGTGGCCGGCACCCCGGCCCGGGCCAGCGTGCTGAGCGCCCAGGCCCGCTCGAAGACCGTGATCGGTGTGCAGCAGGGCACCGGCCCGCCGTGCGGGCCGACCGCCGTCTCGAGGTACGCCAGTGCCGCCCGGTCCGCGCCCGCCGGCGACCCGACCCAGGCGGCGGTGGCCGCCGGGGAGGCGCCGATGCTGCCGGCGACCAAGGAGACGTCGCGGTGCCGCCGGGCGGTGGACCCGAGCACCTCGAACGCGTGCAGCAGCTTCTGCGGCACCGGCCGCCCCGCGGCCAGCAGCGCGTGCAGCGCGTCGAGCCGGCGCCGGTCCACCCCGGGCAGGCCCGGGAACGGGCTGTCGAACCCGTCGCCCGGGTGGGCGGCGAACCAGGCGAGGTGGCCGTCGATCCGCTCGACCAGGCCCGGCACGATCAGGTCGGCCGCCGGGGTGTCCGGGAGGGACGGTCTCTCGAGGAGCCAGCCGGCGAGCACACCCAGGCCACGTCGGGCCGCGGCAGCCAGCTCGGCACGGGACGGCTCCCCCGACCGGTCCCCGCCGCCGGCTCGCAGCGTGCCGAGCAGCGCCTCCACGGCGCTCACCGTGGGCACCACGGCATAGCCGCCCGGTGCGCCCCAGCCGCCGTCGCGGCGCTGGCTGGCGAGCAGGTACGCCAACCGCCGCCCGTGACCGGTGAGCCAGGGCGCGTCGGCGACGACCCGCGCGGTCTCGTACACCGAGGGTGTGACCCGGCCCGCCGGTTCGAGCGCCACCGCGGCGAGCAGCTCGCGGGCCTCCCCGGCCACCTCGGTCCCCGCCTGGGCCTGCGTGTCGATCGAGGACGTGGTCACGTCTTTCCCCAGAAGTCGGTCGAACCGTAGAAGCCGCAGCTGAAACCGAGCTGGCGGGTCAGGTAGTCCGCCTGGACCGGGCAGCTCTCCCGCAGCGGAGCGAGCAACGCCCGGGCGCTGCCGACCAGCTCTTCGGCCCGCCGGCGCACCTGGTCCGGGTCGGACACCAGCAGCAGGGCGTTGAGGTCGCCCCAACGCACGTCGCGCTCGTAGGTGGCCAGGTCGTTGACGAGACGGAGAATCCGCTGCACCTCGTCACTGACCGTCACCAGCTCGTCGAGCCGGGCCAGCGTGACCGGGTCGCCGATATGGATCCAGTGCACGACGTTGACCACGGTGGAGGCGAGGTTTGCCGCGTTGGCGAGGTACTCGTCGAGGTTGGGCAGCCGGTCGGCCCCGGCCTGCTTCCAGTCCCACTCCCGGACCATGGCGTCAAGCACCCGACGCAGCTCCGCCCGCCACATCGGACCGTGGGTCGGGTACGCCCGCGCGGCGGCAAGCTCGTCGCGCAGCTCGGCCAGGAAGCGGCCGAGGGCGTCGTCCGGCTTTGGGGTGGCGCCGTCGGCCACGGCGAGGCACCTCCCGGTGAGTCGGTCGACGGCCTCGCGCGACTTCGCGTCGTAGTCGATCAGCCAGTCGAGCGCGAAGATCCAGAGCACCAGGCGGTTGGCGATCCGCAGCTGGCCGGGATCGCACCAGGGAGCGCTGAAGGCCATCGTCATCGCGATGTTGCCGCACAATGCCGGGTCGAACTCCCGGGGCGCGAAGAGCTCCGGGTACGCGTCCGCGCACTCCTGCAGGTCGCGCTGGCCTTTCGCGGCGAGGGCGCAGATCCGTCCCTGTTCCGCGGCCATGGTCAGCTGGTCGACGCCGTCCAGCGGCGCCGACCGGGTCACCGGGCTCACGCGGCCACGCTCGCGGCCGGACGCAGGGTGAGTTCCACTGGGTCGAGGGGCCGCAAGGCCGCCGCCACCTTGATGCCGGGCACCGTCGGCCGCTGGAGGCGGAACCGGTAGCGGCTCAGCACGGTGGCCACGATCAGCGTCGCCTCCAAATAGAACAGGTGCATACCGATGCACTGGTGCGGCCCGCCGCCGAACGGGAAGTGAGCCCACCGGTGCCGGGCACGGACCTGCTCGGGGGCGAACCGGTCCGGGTCGAAGACCTCCGGGCGGTCCCAGAACGTCGACATCCGGTGGGTGATCAGCGGGCTGACCACGATGGTGGCCCCGGCGGGGATCCGCACCCCGCCGATGACGTCCTCCTCGGCGGCCCGACGGGGGAAGAGCCACCCGATCGGGTAGAGCCGCAGCAGCTCCTCGAGCACCTGTCGGGTGTACCGCAGCTCGCGCAGGTGCTCCCGACGGACCGGGGCGCCGCCGACCACCCGATCGATCTCCTCGTAGAGCCGCTCGGCGACGACCGGGTCGCGCTCGATGTGCGGCCAGAGCCAGGTGAGCACGCTGATCGTGGTCTCGGTGGTGGTGGCCACCATGGACACCGTGTCGTTACGGACCTGGTGCTCGTCCAGTCGGCCGCCGTCCGGGGTGCGCCCCCGCCAGAGCGTGGCGATGATGTCGTCGCCGTCGGACTCCGCGGTCTCCTTCGAGGCTCGGACGA
Proteins encoded:
- a CDS encoding prenyltransferase/squalene oxidase repeat-containing protein, whose protein sequence is MTTSSIDTQAQAGTEVAGEARELLAAVALEPAGRVTPSVYETARVVADAPWLTGHGRRLAYLLASQRRDGGWGAPGGYAVVPTVSAVEALLGTLRAGGGDRSGEPSRAELAAAARRGLGVLAGWLLERPSLPDTPAADLIVPGLVERIDGHLAWFAAHPGDGFDSPFPGLPGVDRRRLDALHALLAAGRPVPQKLLHAFEVLGSTARRHRDVSLVAGSIGASPAATAAWVGSPAGADRAALAYLETAVGPHGGPVPCCTPITVFERAWALSTLARAGVPATPAPKLVAELAAVLGPQGTPTSPGLPADADTTSVTLYALARLGHPVDPASLLHYDLGSHFCTWQGEDGRSVTTNAHVLEALGWHARRSEAGADRYGARAAALAGWLRDQQEADGRWADRWHASPYYATSCAVAALDRYAPAGVAGEAVDLAVDWVVATQRADGSWGRWTGTVEETAYALQVLLGVGRPARPGVREAAKRGLSMLTTADGRGDDPPLWHDKDLYTPVLIVKAATIAARQLARTRSDLVGTGSWAPERARRGTS
- a CDS encoding terpene synthase family protein; the protein is MAAEQGRICALAAKGQRDLQECADAYPELFAPREFDPALCGNIAMTMAFSAPWCDPGQLRIANRLVLWIFALDWLIDYDAKSREAVDRLTGRCLAVADGATPKPDDALGRFLAELRDELAAARAYPTHGPMWRAELRRVLDAMVREWDWKQAGADRLPNLDEYLANAANLASTVVNVVHWIHIGDPVTLARLDELVTVSDEVQRILRLVNDLATYERDVRWGDLNALLLVSDPDQVRRRAEELVGSARALLAPLRESCPVQADYLTRQLGFSCGFYGSTDFWGKT
- a CDS encoding cytochrome P450, with protein sequence MPLRHVLPNLVRDPARALVEFGERSRGEVVRLNFGSFRPYLVTRPEHLQQVLREKSGNYVRAGDGLQWRPLQRLFGQGILSDGEPWSNSRQVLQPLFTARRIDGLVDRLAEAIEDAVDELDGPARAGRPVDMGAEQARIVCSAIMRVFFADKISVPDALRIMEAQDAVAWSVMPRILVPWAPLAVPMPGDRAFRRAVKLIDELLLPIVRASKETAESDGDDIIATLWRGRTPDGGRLDEHQVRNDTVSMVATTTETTISVLTWLWPHIERDPVVAERLYEEIDRVVGGAPVRREHLRELRYTRQVLEELLRLYPIGWLFPRRAAEEDVIGGVRIPAGATIVVSPLITHRMSTFWDRPEVFDPDRFAPEQVRARHRWAHFPFGGGPHQCIGMHLFYLEATLIVATVLSRYRFRLQRPTVPGIKVAAALRPLDPVELTLRPAASVAA